A stretch of the Bacillus mesophilus genome encodes the following:
- a CDS encoding alpha/beta hydrolase: protein MEHIFKQGPSDQTLLLLHGTGGNERDLLPLAEMIAPNASILGVRGNILENGMPRFFRRLSEGVFDEEDLIFRTNELHQTINDLSERYKFKRDQVIAVGYSNGANIAASLLYHYKDSLKGAILFHAMVPLRGFTLPDLSEAPVYIGAGKRDPLIPAAETKELADELRKANAEVTEHWGEGGHELTRAEVEQAGIWYGEHFTS from the coding sequence ATGGAACATATTTTCAAACAAGGTCCATCTGACCAAACATTATTATTACTTCACGGAACAGGTGGTAATGAAAGAGACTTACTTCCTCTAGCTGAGATGATCGCACCTAATGCCTCGATCTTAGGAGTTCGAGGAAATATCTTAGAAAACGGTATGCCACGATTTTTTCGTAGACTGAGTGAAGGTGTTTTTGATGAGGAAGACTTGATTTTTCGAACGAATGAATTACATCAAACCATTAATGATCTTTCAGAAAGATACAAATTTAAACGAGATCAAGTAATTGCTGTAGGCTATTCGAATGGAGCAAATATCGCTGCTAGCCTTTTATATCATTATAAAGATTCATTAAAAGGCGCAATTCTTTTTCATGCCATGGTACCACTAAGAGGGTTTACTCTTCCAGACTTAAGTGAAGCACCCGTATATATAGGGGCGGGTAAAAGAGACCCTCTAATACCAGCAGCTGAAACAAAGGAGTTAGCAGATGAACTTAGAAAGGCTAATGCTGAAGTGACAGAGCATTGGGGTGAAGGTGGGCACGAACTAACGAGAGCTGAAGTAGAGCAGGCTGGGATATGGTACGGAGAACATTTTACATCTTGA
- a CDS encoding ring-cleaving dioxygenase, translated as MDLKPLKGQHHVSAITADAKRNYEFYTKTLGLRLVKKTVNQDDTSVYHLFYADERGNPGTDLTFFEIPRAGHTYEGSNSISATSLRVPKDASLQYWKERFETLGVEHDEITHETGRATLSFTDFEGQRLVLVSDEHNVGVDGGNPWDQSPIPKEHAIYGLGPVLLTVSQKELTSKILTDILGYREKRTFAAYGSEVTVYETGEGGTGAEIHLLERSDLPRERPGRGSVHHVAFRVESQEELNKWVAYLKEKRIPSSGFVERYYFKSLYFREPNGILFELATDGPGFEGDEPFEHLGESLALPPYFEDQRDSIEAKLKPLETK; from the coding sequence ATGGACCTTAAGCCTCTTAAAGGTCAGCATCATGTATCAGCGATTACTGCAGATGCTAAGAGAAACTATGAGTTTTACACGAAAACGTTAGGATTGAGACTAGTTAAAAAGACCGTAAATCAAGATGATACATCTGTCTACCATTTATTTTATGCGGATGAGAGAGGAAATCCAGGAACTGATTTGACATTTTTTGAGATTCCCCGTGCTGGTCATACGTATGAGGGTTCAAATAGTATTTCTGCAACATCCCTTAGAGTCCCAAAGGATGCTTCTTTACAGTATTGGAAAGAACGTTTTGAAACGTTAGGGGTAGAACATGACGAGATCACTCATGAGACTGGCCGTGCTACACTGTCCTTTACTGATTTTGAAGGTCAACGCCTAGTTCTTGTGTCTGATGAACATAATGTTGGTGTTGATGGTGGAAATCCATGGGATCAGAGTCCAATACCAAAAGAACACGCCATCTATGGGTTAGGACCTGTTTTACTTACTGTTTCTCAAAAAGAACTAACTTCTAAAATCTTAACCGATATTTTAGGTTACCGTGAAAAGCGCACATTTGCTGCATATGGTAGTGAAGTCACCGTCTATGAAACTGGAGAGGGTGGAACAGGAGCAGAAATCCATTTACTAGAGCGTTCTGATTTGCCTAGGGAAAGACCGGGGCGGGGTAGTGTTCATCATGTTGCTTTTAGAGTAGAAAGTCAAGAAGAGCTTAATAAGTGGGTTGCCTATTTAAAAGAGAAAAGAATACCGAGTTCAGGTTTTGTGGAACGGTATTATTTCAAATCTTTATACTTTAGAGAACCGAATGGTATTCTCTTTGAGTTAGCAACTGATGGCCCTGGTTTTGAAGGGGATGAACCTTTCGAACACTTAGGTGAAAGTCTGGCGTTACCACCATATTTTGAAGATCAGCGAGATTCAATTGAAGCAAAATTGAAGCCGCTTGAAACAAAGTAA
- a CDS encoding CAP domain-containing protein, with protein sequence MLRRIVAIMFVSLLLFPVYSSAQIKMFSEPPFSHYKVSPGDTFWFIAKRYGLDYRELMRLNPDVEPTNMHVGEVIRLKETASNHNAFEDQVAQLVNQERAKQGLRPLTHRADLKAVAHKKAEDMINSNYFSHTSPNYGSPFQMMKTFGISYTTAGENIAKGQKTPQEVMTAWMNSPGHKANILKPEFDTIGVGFYHGAWVQMFIKAN encoded by the coding sequence ATGTTAAGAAGAATTGTCGCTATAATGTTTGTTAGTTTACTACTATTCCCAGTGTATTCAAGCGCACAGATTAAAATGTTTAGTGAACCACCGTTTTCTCACTATAAAGTTTCACCTGGAGATACCTTTTGGTTTATTGCCAAGAGATATGGCCTGGATTATAGGGAGTTAATGAGACTTAATCCTGATGTTGAACCAACGAATATGCATGTCGGAGAAGTAATTCGTTTAAAGGAGACTGCGTCAAATCACAACGCATTTGAAGATCAAGTTGCTCAACTAGTAAATCAAGAAAGAGCAAAGCAGGGATTGAGGCCTTTAACTCATCGTGCAGATTTAAAGGCAGTGGCACATAAAAAAGCTGAGGATATGATTAATTCCAACTATTTCTCACATACAAGCCCTAACTACGGTTCACCATTCCAAATGATGAAGACGTTTGGTATTAGCTATACTACTGCTGGAGAGAATATTGCTAAAGGTCAGAAGACTCCTCAGGAAGTAATGACTGCATGGATGAATTCTCCTGGACATAAGGCTAATATTTTAAAGCCGGAGTTTGATACAATTGGAGTAGGCTTTTATCACGGTGCTTGGGTACAAATGTTTATTAAAGCAAATTAA
- a CDS encoding aspartyl-phosphate phosphatase Spo0E family protein, translated as MNKEKLILEIEKKREEMTQLGLKKGLTNIETVLSSQQLDHLLNLLQIKENVR; from the coding sequence ATGAATAAAGAAAAGCTTATACTTGAAATCGAAAAAAAACGAGAAGAAATGACGCAACTTGGTTTGAAAAAGGGATTGACCAATATTGAAACTGTCCTTTCAAGTCAGCAGCTAGATCATTTATTAAATTTATTACAAATTAAAGAGAATGTACGATAG
- a CDS encoding nuclear transport factor 2 family protein — MLKPEELAQKQLDAYNKQDIEAFISVYSEDVLVREFPSNKVMLSGMEEFKNRYAQLFINNPNQHAALNSRIVKDHIVIDHEHVTGRANGIEAEAVAIYEIVNDKIKHVWFVN, encoded by the coding sequence ATGTTAAAACCAGAAGAATTGGCACAAAAGCAGTTGGATGCTTATAATAAACAGGACATTGAAGCATTTATTTCAGTATATAGTGAAGATGTACTTGTACGGGAATTTCCCTCTAATAAGGTAATGCTTTCAGGAATGGAAGAATTCAAAAATAGATATGCTCAATTATTTATAAATAATCCAAATCAACATGCAGCCTTAAATTCTAGAATTGTTAAAGATCATATTGTAATTGATCATGAACATGTTACTGGTAGAGCTAATGGCATTGAAGCAGAAGCAGTTGCTATATATGAAATAGTGAACGATAAGATTAAACATGTATGGTTTGTTAATTAA
- a CDS encoding GNAT family N-acetyltransferase — MVQLREVMVKEKEVLANLLEYYVYEFSPILKLDVSSEGKYGFNRIDDYFINPNLHPYFIIYDGNIAGFSIVERVLDKEFDFRIDQFFILKRYGSLGLGHDAALKSFDLYRGKWKITQTETNYRAQSFWRKTIKLYTDNKFEEYYDEQRRSVQTFVNMEIEGEKVC, encoded by the coding sequence GTGGTTCAGTTAAGAGAAGTAATGGTAAAAGAAAAAGAAGTACTTGCAAATCTACTTGAATATTATGTGTATGAATTTAGTCCAATCTTAAAACTAGATGTTTCAAGTGAAGGGAAATATGGTTTCAATCGAATAGATGATTACTTTATCAACCCAAACCTTCATCCGTACTTCATTATATACGATGGCAATATAGCTGGATTTTCTATAGTGGAAAGGGTATTAGATAAGGAATTTGACTTTCGGATTGATCAGTTCTTTATTTTGAAGCGATACGGTAGTTTAGGGTTAGGTCATGATGCTGCTTTAAAATCGTTTGATTTATATCGTGGAAAATGGAAAATCACGCAAACAGAAACAAATTACCGTGCACAATCATTTTGGAGAAAAACAATTAAACTCTATACTGATAATAAGTTCGAAGAATATTATGACGAGCAAAGACGCTCTGTACAAACATTTGTGAATATGGAAATAGAAGGAGAAAAGGTATGTTAA
- a CDS encoding MYG1 family protein gives MEIKKVGTHSGSFHADDVMAYIILDELYGPLELVRSREEAVLATCDVVFDVGGGEYDHHTNDKEYRENGIPYAAAGLVWRDFGKLLLEKKGFSATSINRVFNYIDEQYIQGLDAIDNGVRYSRDIIIPDLTSDIQRFNPRWNKDEDENEQFNKAVQYARSSFVNLLEDQLSRLAAVDIIKKSYAERTQKELLVLEQHCPWQGTLLDIDREEEVKFVIYKDPRKGYLIQVVPVGRNTFEARKDLPQEWAGRDAEDLNRIIGINDAIFAHPARFIAGAKSKESIMKMAEIALKSKDK, from the coding sequence ATGGAAATAAAAAAAGTAGGGACACATAGTGGAAGCTTTCATGCAGATGATGTAATGGCTTATATCATTTTAGATGAACTTTACGGTCCACTAGAATTAGTTAGGTCTAGGGAAGAGGCAGTTCTAGCAACCTGTGATGTTGTATTTGATGTAGGGGGCGGGGAATACGATCATCATACGAATGACAAGGAATATCGAGAAAACGGAATACCTTATGCTGCTGCAGGATTAGTTTGGAGAGACTTTGGGAAATTACTTTTAGAAAAAAAGGGATTCTCTGCAACTTCGATAAACAGAGTGTTCAATTATATTGATGAACAATACATACAAGGTTTGGATGCAATCGACAATGGGGTTCGCTATTCACGTGATATTATCATTCCAGATTTAACCTCAGATATCCAACGCTTTAATCCAAGATGGAATAAAGATGAGGATGAAAATGAACAATTTAATAAAGCGGTTCAGTATGCACGAAGCTCTTTTGTTAATTTGTTGGAAGATCAACTATCAAGATTAGCTGCCGTAGATATTATTAAAAAATCCTATGCAGAAAGAACCCAAAAGGAACTACTTGTATTAGAGCAGCATTGTCCTTGGCAAGGAACACTTTTAGATATTGACCGTGAAGAAGAAGTTAAATTTGTAATTTATAAGGACCCGAGAAAAGGTTATTTAATCCAAGTAGTACCTGTTGGAAGAAATACGTTTGAAGCCCGCAAAGATTTACCACAAGAGTGGGCGGGTAGAGATGCGGAAGATTTGAATAGAATAATTGGTATCAATGACGCAATCTTTGCTCATCCTGCCAGGTTTATTGCAGGTGCGAAGTCGAAAGAAAGTATTATGAAGATGGCCGAAATAGCATTAAAGAGTAAAGACAAGTGA
- a CDS encoding transcriptional regulator SplA domain-containing protein, with protein MDIIDQKDTKAGDEVYVIYHNPHTASVANVKKAEVVQHPHDSSKLALFLHETFHVIEDDDALFSSEQAAETAYQELYGDQPTL; from the coding sequence ATGGATATCATCGATCAAAAAGATACCAAAGCTGGAGATGAGGTTTATGTAATCTATCATAACCCACATACAGCTTCTGTTGCTAATGTAAAAAAAGCAGAGGTTGTACAACATCCACATGACTCCAGTAAACTCGCTCTATTTCTTCATGAGACCTTTCACGTGATTGAAGATGACGATGCCCTATTTAGTTCTGAACAGGCAGCAGAGACAGCTTATCAAGAGCTATATGGAGATCAGCCAACATTATAA
- the pepF gene encoding oligoendopeptidase F produces the protein MEKTVVKRPSRSEVSEQSTWKLEDLFATYQDFEAAIEKVLTDLPTVTQFKGKLGENSEQLLKCIKAQEVLQEKVVRIATYANLRISEDGTNPVNQSDSSRIGSVLSKVGAAFSFINSELLSLPDGKIESFLSENDELSTYKKVLEDILASKPYQLHPQTEEALALLSEVHCSPYMIYQRSKSSDMQFQSIVDAQGNEQPVSFALFEDHYELSPDTDLRRKAFESFTSTLKQYKNTYAATYATEINKQVTLSKLRGYDSVTNMLLKPQQVSEEMYINQLDVIQQELAPHMQKFARLKKKVLGLETLRFCDLKAPLDPDFNPSTTYEEASKIILESLQVMGPEYVEIMEKGLSERWVDLPDNIGKSTGAFCASPYGSHPFILMTWTDTMRGAFILAHELGHAGHFYLANKYQTILNTRPSTYFVEAPSTMNELLLGQHILENTTDPRMRRWVILQFLGTYYHNFVTHLLEGELQRRVYRLAEEGKSITATTLCEQKADVLSSFWGDTVEIDEGASLTWMRQPHYYMGLYPYTYSAGLTVSTAVAQLIKEEGQPVVDRWLEVLKAGGTKTPQELINYAGLDMTKPDAIKKAVAYVGTLIEELERSFD, from the coding sequence ATGGAGAAAACAGTAGTTAAGCGACCTAGTCGTTCAGAGGTTTCAGAACAATCAACATGGAAACTAGAAGACCTATTTGCAACCTATCAAGATTTTGAAGCTGCAATCGAAAAGGTTCTCACAGATCTTCCAACTGTTACACAGTTTAAAGGAAAGCTTGGTGAGAATTCTGAGCAGTTATTAAAATGTATCAAAGCTCAAGAAGTGCTTCAGGAAAAAGTGGTTCGAATCGCAACTTATGCAAATTTACGCATCTCAGAAGATGGTACCAATCCTGTAAACCAGTCTGATTCTTCAAGAATTGGTTCTGTTTTATCAAAAGTGGGGGCAGCGTTTTCTTTTATAAATTCTGAGTTATTAAGTCTTCCTGACGGTAAAATCGAGTCATTTCTGTCTGAAAACGATGAACTTTCTACATACAAAAAAGTATTAGAAGACATATTAGCTTCTAAACCTTATCAGTTACATCCTCAAACAGAAGAAGCACTAGCATTACTTAGTGAAGTACACTGTTCTCCATATATGATTTATCAACGCAGCAAATCATCGGATATGCAGTTCCAATCAATTGTGGATGCACAAGGTAATGAGCAACCTGTATCATTTGCATTATTTGAGGATCATTATGAACTGTCTCCTGATACTGATTTACGGAGAAAGGCTTTTGAGTCATTCACTTCAACACTAAAACAGTATAAGAACACCTATGCAGCAACATATGCTACTGAAATAAATAAGCAAGTAACACTTTCAAAATTACGTGGGTATGATTCTGTTACTAATATGCTTCTTAAGCCTCAACAAGTTTCAGAAGAAATGTACATTAATCAGCTTGATGTGATTCAACAAGAATTAGCTCCACATATGCAGAAGTTTGCGAGATTAAAGAAAAAAGTACTTGGACTTGAAACCCTAAGATTCTGTGATTTAAAAGCTCCTTTAGACCCTGACTTTAACCCATCGACTACCTATGAAGAAGCGTCTAAAATTATTTTAGAATCTCTTCAGGTAATGGGACCAGAATATGTAGAGATCATGGAGAAGGGATTATCTGAGAGATGGGTTGACTTACCAGATAATATCGGTAAATCTACTGGTGCATTTTGTGCTAGCCCATATGGCTCACATCCGTTTATTCTCATGACGTGGACTGACACGATGAGGGGAGCATTTATTCTTGCTCACGAACTTGGTCATGCCGGTCACTTCTACCTGGCAAATAAATATCAAACAATCTTAAATACTAGACCATCTACTTATTTTGTAGAGGCACCATCAACTATGAATGAATTATTACTTGGTCAACATATTCTAGAAAATACAACAGATCCGCGAATGAGAAGATGGGTAATCCTTCAGTTCCTTGGCACATACTATCATAATTTTGTTACTCATTTGCTAGAGGGTGAGCTTCAAAGAAGAGTATATCGTTTAGCTGAAGAAGGTAAATCAATCACTGCAACAACATTATGTGAGCAAAAGGCAGATGTTCTTTCTTCATTCTGGGGAGATACAGTGGAAATTGATGAAGGAGCTTCACTAACTTGGATGCGCCAGCCTCATTATTATATGGGCTTATATCCTTACACCTATTCAGCTGGATTGACTGTTTCGACAGCTGTTGCACAACTAATCAAAGAAGAAGGTCAACCCGTCGTTGATAGATGGTTAGAGGTTTTAAAAGCGGGTGGTACTAAAACTCCACAGGAATTAATTAACTATGCAGGATTAGATATGACTAAGCCAGATGCAATTAAAAAGGCAGTGGCTTATGTTGGTACTCTTATTGAAGAGCTTGAAAGAAGCTTCGACTAA
- a CDS encoding cold-shock protein: MVFGKKPMEEIKMAVTKVWECTSDSCNCWVRDNFRSKEITTCPICSSQMESSEKELQVIHNHSVAE; encoded by the coding sequence ATGGTATTTGGAAAAAAACCGATGGAAGAAATTAAAATGGCTGTAACTAAAGTATGGGAATGCACATCAGACTCATGTAATTGCTGGGTAAGAGATAATTTTAGAAGTAAAGAAATTACAACATGTCCTATTTGCAGCAGTCAAATGGAATCTTCAGAAAAAGAATTGCAAGTTATTCATAACCACTCCGTAGCAGAATAA
- a CDS encoding DUF421 domain-containing protein, with translation MDWSLLWKAAIIVIGGTLLLRIAGRKSISQMTIAQVVIMIGLGSLLVQPIVGKNVWMTGLVGFMLVATLVLVEFLQVKFDFLEKFITGQSKILIENGTINKKNLKKLRMTVDQLEMQLRQNNIPNLNNVEYATLEPNGQVGFVLKQNKQTATKEDLNNIREDIQQLRLYIDSLIPKTKVVYKTTGESKITVKKPTASVTQSKQSTSSQNPLFEEVTKKGHKQEPPEYLQ, from the coding sequence ATGGATTGGAGCTTACTATGGAAAGCGGCAATAATTGTCATAGGCGGCACACTCTTACTCAGAATTGCTGGACGTAAATCAATTTCTCAAATGACAATCGCACAAGTTGTGATTATGATTGGTTTAGGTTCTTTGTTAGTACAGCCAATTGTAGGGAAAAATGTGTGGATGACCGGGTTAGTAGGTTTTATGCTTGTGGCGACTCTAGTTTTAGTTGAATTTTTACAGGTGAAATTTGATTTTTTGGAAAAATTTATTACTGGGCAGTCCAAAATACTAATAGAAAATGGAACAATAAATAAGAAGAATCTTAAAAAATTAAGAATGACAGTAGACCAGTTAGAAATGCAGCTTCGCCAAAATAATATACCTAACCTAAATAATGTAGAGTATGCAACATTAGAACCTAATGGCCAAGTTGGGTTTGTATTAAAACAGAATAAACAAACCGCAACAAAAGAAGACCTCAATAATATTAGGGAAGATATTCAACAACTAAGGCTGTATATTGATTCGTTAATTCCGAAAACAAAGGTTGTCTATAAAACGACTGGTGAAAGTAAAATCACAGTGAAAAAACCTACAGCAAGTGTTACTCAATCAAAACAATCAACTTCATCTCAGAATCCTTTGTTTGAGGAAGTAACAAAAAAAGGGCATAAACAAGAACCGCCAGAGTATCTGCAATAA
- a CDS encoding spore germination protein, with amino-acid sequence MPSFVGGIHIQNVGDGAFTVGDAFRISPNGASQNKGGSGGFNTGSLINVSNKRSITGVDETDIVDQSTTSIRPFLLNV; translated from the coding sequence ATGCCTTCTTTTGTTGGTGGGATTCATATACAGAATGTAGGTGACGGTGCATTCACTGTGGGAGATGCGTTTCGTATCTCACCAAATGGTGCTTCACAAAATAAAGGAGGATCCGGTGGATTTAATACTGGGTCATTAATTAACGTTAGTAATAAAAGAAGCATAACGGGAGTTGATGAAACAGACATAGTTGATCAATCGACTACATCTATACGACCGTTTTTGCTGAATGTATAG
- a CDS encoding TrkH family potassium uptake protein, producing MINRKWIKMNPSQLLVLVFSVFILLGTILLKLPIATNNSITWLDALFTATSAMTVTGLVVFDTGTVYTTFGEVVILCLIQIGGLGIMSFAVLIFMVLGRKIGMKERILVQQALNQTSLGGVINLVKYLFIFSFSIELIAMMFLAIRWVPEYGWGDGLYYSLFHAVSAFNNAGFGLWPDNLISYVGDPIVNIVISLLFIIGGIGFTVLLDLKNKNSFKRLSLHTKLMLWGSLLINVFAMMAIFFIEYNNPHTLGSLSFMEKIWASYFQGVAPRTAGFNTLDLAALKEPTILLIIILMFIGAGSGSTGGGIKLTTFILIVFSVISFLKGREDIVVLRRTIKERLIVKALSISVISLLFVMVGIFILSLTENAPLLFIFFEVVSAFGTVGLTLGLTYTLTPIGKIVIIIVMFFGKLGPLTMVYSLGKPKKEKIKYPSEDVLTG from the coding sequence ATGATAAATCGTAAATGGATTAAAATGAATCCCTCGCAGCTGCTTGTTCTTGTGTTCAGTGTGTTTATTTTATTAGGCACAATATTATTAAAACTCCCGATTGCTACCAATAATTCTATAACGTGGCTTGATGCGTTATTTACGGCAACATCTGCGATGACTGTGACCGGATTAGTTGTCTTTGATACTGGGACAGTCTATACAACCTTTGGAGAGGTTGTTATTTTATGTTTAATTCAAATTGGTGGACTGGGGATTATGTCCTTTGCTGTTCTAATCTTCATGGTTCTAGGAAGAAAAATTGGGATGAAAGAAAGAATCCTTGTTCAGCAGGCCTTAAATCAAACCTCTCTTGGGGGCGTTATTAACCTAGTTAAGTATTTATTTATCTTCTCTTTTTCAATTGAACTTATAGCTATGATGTTTTTAGCAATTAGATGGGTTCCGGAATACGGATGGGGAGATGGCTTATATTATAGTTTGTTTCACGCTGTTTCCGCCTTTAATAATGCTGGGTTTGGGCTTTGGCCAGATAATTTAATTAGCTATGTGGGAGATCCTATCGTAAATATTGTTATTTCTCTATTATTTATTATAGGAGGAATAGGATTTACCGTTTTATTGGATCTGAAAAATAAAAATAGCTTTAAACGTTTATCCCTTCATACAAAGCTGATGCTTTGGGGTTCGTTACTTATAAATGTTTTTGCAATGATGGCGATTTTCTTTATTGAATACAATAACCCGCACACTTTAGGTTCACTTTCATTTATGGAGAAAATATGGGCTTCATATTTTCAGGGAGTCGCACCTCGTACCGCAGGGTTTAATACATTAGATTTGGCAGCATTAAAGGAACCTACCATTCTTCTGATTATTATTCTAATGTTCATAGGTGCAGGAAGTGGGTCGACTGGTGGTGGAATTAAGCTTACGACCTTTATTCTCATAGTGTTTAGTGTAATATCCTTTCTAAAAGGCAGAGAAGACATTGTCGTTTTAAGAAGAACGATCAAAGAACGCTTAATTGTAAAAGCACTATCAATTAGTGTCATTTCTTTATTATTTGTAATGGTGGGAATCTTTATATTGAGCTTAACGGAGAATGCCCCATTGTTATTTATATTTTTTGAAGTCGTTTCCGCGTTTGGAACAGTTGGATTAACACTTGGTTTAACATATACCTTAACACCTATTGGAAAAATTGTTATTATTATCGTTATGTTTTTTGGTAAGTTAGGTCCACTTACAATGGTATATTCCTTAGGTAAACCGAAGAAAGAAAAAATTAAATATCCGAGCGAGGACGTTCTAACAGGATAA
- a CDS encoding cupredoxin domain-containing protein: MRFLIVKRRWLIYTGLSLVLIMCSILFFRPNALPVDGNTDVEHDLYTFHMVTGEFSSKTENGGEIESYRWDPGTIVVPKGEEIKLSILGVNGKEHPFFIEGTNAKGVVKKGEETILTLKFSKEGTYRLICTAHPDKDHNGPMIGYIVVD; encoded by the coding sequence ATGAGATTTTTAATCGTTAAGCGAAGATGGCTGATCTATACAGGATTAAGTCTAGTGCTAATTATGTGTAGCATTCTATTTTTTAGGCCTAATGCTTTACCAGTCGATGGGAACACTGATGTAGAGCATGATCTGTATACCTTCCACATGGTTACTGGTGAATTTTCCTCAAAAACTGAAAACGGTGGAGAAATTGAATCTTACAGATGGGATCCAGGAACCATTGTTGTTCCAAAAGGTGAGGAAATTAAGCTTAGTATATTAGGGGTAAATGGAAAAGAGCATCCGTTTTTCATCGAGGGTACGAATGCCAAAGGAGTTGTAAAAAAGGGTGAAGAAACAATTCTAACCCTAAAGTTTTCGAAAGAAGGCACATACAGACTAATATGTACTGCTCACCCTGACAAAGATCATAACGGTCCTATGATTGGGTATATTGTAGTTGATTAA